A region of Culicoides brevitarsis isolate CSIRO-B50_1 chromosome 1, AGI_CSIRO_Cbre_v1, whole genome shotgun sequence DNA encodes the following proteins:
- the LOC134837094 gene encoding chymotrypsinogen A-like isoform X1, whose protein sequence is MNFYLIFCLFFVVLVENSFAGRRLTIEGNPCLTSFGDDGFCTSSKNCKWIKEIPENDWTLCDNNLICCKNSSSSETYILPSISTPSPLNFNYNRIFYTPEQCKELSQQYSRIAAPWEGIAHGEDANPQEFPFAVAKYDIMPDGTEVHVCGGTIISKRHVLTAAHCITNEIENPQLAVIKYGSVVIDETTDNKVSKVYYNLNYKNSGSGNDIAIYLLEDDIQINGNAFPACLYHGNDDLVLESIASIVGFGQVTNKTLPKNLQKAQINIKNEETCKIVYELKGATKLLDHQICAGDSQSVTDTCKGDSGGPLIQKFENISTVVGITSYGSGFCDSTRFSSVYTRVSSFISWIEAIVQQDFKDLEEIPVLNPRIDV, encoded by the exons atgaatttttacttaattttttgtcttttcttcgTAGTTTTGGTAGAAAACAGCTTTGCAGGACGTCGTTTAACGATTG aaggaaATCCCTGTCTAACCAGCTTCGGCGATGATGGTTTCTGtacttcatcaaaaaattgcaaatggaTCAAGGAAATTCCCGAAAACGATTGGACTCTTTGTGATAACAACTtgatttgttgtaaaaattcatCGTCTTCTGAAACTTATATTTTACCTTCAATTTCAACTCCAtctccattaaattttaattacaatcgAATTTTTTACACTCCTGAACAATGCAAAGAACTCTCCCAACAATACTCGCGGATAGCAGCACCTTGGGAAGGAATCGCCCACGGTGAAGATGCAAATCCTCAAGAATTCCCTTTCGCCGTTGCAAAATACGACATTATGCCGGATGGCACTGAAGTGCATGTTTGTGGCGGAACAATCATctcaaaaag ACATGTGTTGACGGCAGCTCATTGCATCACGAACGAAATTGAAAATCCACAATTGGCAGTCATCAAATACGGAAGTGTTGTGATTGATGAAACTACGGATAACAAAGTTAGCAAAGTTTATTAcaatttgaattataaaaactcTGGATCGGGTAACGATATTGCTATTTATTTGCTCGAAGATGACATTCAAATCAATGGAAATGCCTTCCCTGCCTGTCTTTATCACGGAAATGATGATCTTGTGTTGGAAAGTATCGCCTCAATTGTTGGTTTTGGTCAAGTTAcga acaaaactcTTCCAAAAAACCTCCAAAAAGCCcaaatcaacataaaaaacgaagaaacttGTAAAAtagtttatgaattaaaaGGAGCAACAAAACTTTTGGATCATCAAATATGTGCCGGTGACTCACAAAGCGTAACAGACACGTGTAAGGGCGATTCAGGAGGTcctttgatacaaaaatttgagaatattTCAACAGTTGTCGGTATCACAAGTTACGGATCAGGTTTTTGTGACAGCACGAGATTTAGCAGTGTGTATACTCGAGTTTCGTCGTTTATTTCTTGGATAGAAGCGATCGTTCAACAGGATTTTAAAGATTTGGAAGAAATTCCTGTACTTAATCCAAGAAttgatgtttaa
- the LOC134837094 gene encoding chymotrypsinogen A-like isoform X2 → MNFYLIFCLFFVVLVENSFAGRRLTIEGNPCLTSFGDDGFCTSSKNCKWIKEIPENDWTLCDNNLICCKNSSSSETYILPSISTPSPLNFNYNRIFYTPEQCKELSQQYSRIAAPWEGIAHGEDANPQEFPFAVCGGTIISKRHVLTAAHCITNEIENPQLAVIKYGSVVIDETTDNKVSKVYYNLNYKNSGSGNDIAIYLLEDDIQINGNAFPACLYHGNDDLVLESIASIVGFGQVTNKTLPKNLQKAQINIKNEETCKIVYELKGATKLLDHQICAGDSQSVTDTCKGDSGGPLIQKFENISTVVGITSYGSGFCDSTRFSSVYTRVSSFISWIEAIVQQDFKDLEEIPVLNPRIDV, encoded by the exons atgaatttttacttaattttttgtcttttcttcgTAGTTTTGGTAGAAAACAGCTTTGCAGGACGTCGTTTAACGATTG aaggaaATCCCTGTCTAACCAGCTTCGGCGATGATGGTTTCTGtacttcatcaaaaaattgcaaatggaTCAAGGAAATTCCCGAAAACGATTGGACTCTTTGTGATAACAACTtgatttgttgtaaaaattcatCGTCTTCTGAAACTTATATTTTACCTTCAATTTCAACTCCAtctccattaaattttaattacaatcgAATTTTTTACACTCCTGAACAATGCAAAGAACTCTCCCAACAATACTCGCGGATAGCAGCACCTTGGGAAGGAATCGCCCACGGTGAAGATGCAAATCCTCAAGAATTCCCTTTCGCCGTT TGTGGCGGAACAATCATctcaaaaag ACATGTGTTGACGGCAGCTCATTGCATCACGAACGAAATTGAAAATCCACAATTGGCAGTCATCAAATACGGAAGTGTTGTGATTGATGAAACTACGGATAACAAAGTTAGCAAAGTTTATTAcaatttgaattataaaaactcTGGATCGGGTAACGATATTGCTATTTATTTGCTCGAAGATGACATTCAAATCAATGGAAATGCCTTCCCTGCCTGTCTTTATCACGGAAATGATGATCTTGTGTTGGAAAGTATCGCCTCAATTGTTGGTTTTGGTCAAGTTAcga acaaaactcTTCCAAAAAACCTCCAAAAAGCCcaaatcaacataaaaaacgaagaaacttGTAAAAtagtttatgaattaaaaGGAGCAACAAAACTTTTGGATCATCAAATATGTGCCGGTGACTCACAAAGCGTAACAGACACGTGTAAGGGCGATTCAGGAGGTcctttgatacaaaaatttgagaatattTCAACAGTTGTCGGTATCACAAGTTACGGATCAGGTTTTTGTGACAGCACGAGATTTAGCAGTGTGTATACTCGAGTTTCGTCGTTTATTTCTTGGATAGAAGCGATCGTTCAACAGGATTTTAAAGATTTGGAAGAAATTCCTGTACTTAATCCAAGAAttgatgtttaa
- the LOC134832700 gene encoding transcription factor Dp-1 translates to MTQQGTSYNVARNVLIKDSSGQAKIIKLVPAQAAHIIGTPIVNSNTKTAFIKTGADQPIAIHHAPTSTTTAPQGTSNIQFHKIGGKNYILSPQASNSRHESQTKTVRLTQSQMGTLTYLNTSNSGNGDFSEPTKGTKRPANHAPATPSPAPRKRKSDKVGKGLRHFSMKVCEKVKQKGTTTYNEVADELVNEETHGSTNESAVYDQKNIRRRVYDALNVLMAMNIISKEKKEIRWIGLPTNSVQECQELEKENKERRRRIEAKQQQLKQLILQQVAFTSLVNRNKEAEDNGMQPTASSAIQLPFIIVNTHKKTHINCSISNDKTEYSFKFDDKFEINDDVDVLKKMGLLNGLDKGECSFEEIQRFKGMVPKSLQKYIDLYGRGEDETVSAGHDSEFESDGEGEYSQSAHSDFSHSTSSHMYKQEQLEYGDEASDDEYYNL, encoded by the exons ATGACGCAACAAGGCACGTCATACAATGTCGCGCGGAATGTGCTGATCAAGGACTCGTCAG gACAagcgaaaataattaaattggtaCCAGCGCAAGCAGCACACATCATTGGCACCCCAATTGTCaattcaaacacaaaaaccgCCTTCATCAAGACCGGCGCTGACCAGCCAATTGCCATACATCATGCACCCACAAGTACAACGACGGCGCCACAGGGCACCTCAAACATACAATTTCACAAGATTGGAGGAA aaaattatattCTCTCACCACAAGCTTCAAATTCGAGACACGAGTCACAGACAAAAACTGTTCGTTTGACACAGTCACAAATG GGTACCTTAACTTATCTCAACACGTCAAACTCAGGAAATGGAGATTTTTCGGAGCCAACAAAGGGAACAAAGCGACC gGCCAATCATGCACCTGCTACCCCATCACCTGCGCCTCGTAAGCGAAAATCTGACAAAGTTGGAAAAGGTTTACGTCACTTTTCGATGAAAGTTtgtgaaaaagttaaacaGAAAGGAACTACCACGTACAATGAAGTCGCCGATGAGTTGGTTAATGAA gAAACGCATGGCAGCACCAACGAAAGCGCCGTTTACGACCAAAAGAATATTCGACGTCGCGTTTACGATGCCCTCAACGTACTCATGGCCATGAATATCATTTCGaaggaaaagaaagaaattcgcTGGATCGGATTACCCACCAACTCAGTACAAGAATGTCAGGAACTCGAGAAGGAGAATAAGGAGCGTCGACGACGCATCGAGGCGAAACAGCAGCAATTGAAGCAGCTTATTTTGCAACAAGTGGCATTCACGAGCTTAGTAAATCGCAATAAGGAGGCGGAAGACAACGGCATGCAACCGACTGCCAGTTCTGCGATTCAATTGCCATTCATCATTgtcaacacacacaaaaagacaCACATTAATTGCAGCATATCGAATgacaa aacggaGTATTCATTCAAATTCGACGACAAGTTTGAAATCAATGATGACGTCGATGTTCTCAAGAAAATGGGGCTGTTAAatg gtttggACAAAGGCGAGTGCTCATTTGAGGAAATTCAACGTTTTAAAGGCATGGTACCAAAATCTTTGCAGAAATATATCGACC tttaCGGTCGTGGCGAAGATGAAACCGTCTCAGCAGGTCACGATTCCGAATTCGAATCAGATGGAGAAGGCGAATACTCGCAATCGGCTCACAGTGATTTCTCACACAGCACCTCGTCACACATGTACAAACAAGAACAACTCGAGTATGGCGATGAGGCCTCCGACGACGAATATTATAACCTATAA